The following proteins are encoded in a genomic region of Alnus glutinosa chromosome 8, dhAlnGlut1.1, whole genome shotgun sequence:
- the LOC133876443 gene encoding uncharacterized protein LOC133876443, whose amino-acid sequence MVSKVEEATKGKQQQQQPQQPYHQQQLQKHMQCNKGKASKFKRSSSNLEEDGASSAILLLACIACAPSYG is encoded by the coding sequence ATGGTGTCGAAAGTAGAAGAAGCCACGAAGGggaagcagcagcagcagcaaccaCAGCAGCCATATCACCAGCAACAGCTTCAGAAGCATATGCAGTGCAACAAAGGAAAAGCTAGCAAGTTCAAGAGAAGCAGCTCCAATCTCGAAGAGGACGGCGCTTCCTCCGCCATTCTCTTGCTTGCTTGCATTGCCTGTGCTCCCTCATATGGATAG